One genomic region from Oncorhynchus keta strain PuntledgeMale-10-30-2019 chromosome 33, Oket_V2, whole genome shotgun sequence encodes:
- the LOC118370767 gene encoding cystine/glutamate transporter-like isoform X1, producing the protein MGIDGIQSKEEGDKVKEKKEDEVIHLRRTIGLLPAISFIIGTVVGSGIFIAPKGVLMNSGSVGMSLVVWALCGVLSTFGALCYAELGTTFTKSGGHYTYLLETLGPLPAFLRLWAEFLFIRPAAASYVSLAFGRYVVDPFFSPCAPPTALIKLVSILGVTFVVVINCWSVTLAARTQVTLTFIKMFALVLIIVPGITALARGQTENFQNGFEIDTLTLDKLPLAFYSGLYAYGGWFYLNFVTEEVINPNRNIPRAIIFSMVTVTVCYILVNVAYYTMMTAEELLVSDAVAVTFANRALHGLASVIPVLVAVSCLGALNGGVFGAPRMLFVGAREGHWPVLFSMIHIRRNTPLPAILLLYPLVVVMVARGEIFQLINFASSSRWLFIAMATMGMLIHRYRFPLHPRPFKVPLAIVVTFTVVCFFIVGLSLYSDPWNTGGSCALTLSGIPVYYLTVHRSHLPTRWRKIFNYCSKQLQILLEVAQQEVPTY; encoded by the exons ATGGGCATAGATGGAATTCAGTCGAAGGAAGAGGGGGATAAGGTGAAGGAGAAGAAAGAAGATGAAGTGATCCACCTGAGGAGGACAATAGGTCTGCTTCCGGCTATCTCCTTCATCATCGGTACCGTGGTGGGCAGCGGCATCTTCATTGCACCAAAAGGGGTTCTGATGAACAGTGGTAGTGTGGGGATGTCACTGGTGGTTTGGGCACTGTGTGGGGTCCTCTCCACCTTCG GGGCCTTGTGCTATGCTGAGCTGGGAACCACCTTTACAAAGTCAGGGGGTCACTACACCTATCTGCTGGAGACATTAGGACCCTTGCCTGCGTTCCTGCGTCTCTGGGCAGAGTTTTTATTCATCAG GCCAGCTGCAGCATCCTACGTGTCCCTGGCGTTCGGACGCTATGTGGTGGATCCCTTTTTCAGCCCTTGTGCTCCTCCCACAGCACTGATTAAACTGGTCAGCATCcttggagtga CATTTGTGGTGGTGATAAACTgctggagtgtgaccctggcagCTCGCACCCAGGTCACGCTGACATTCATCAAGATGTTTGCCCTGGTCTTAATTATCGTTCCTGGCATCACGGCATTAGCCAGAG gacagacagagaacttTCAGAATGGCTTTGAGATTGATACATTAACACTGGATAAGCTACCATTGGCCTTTTATTCTGGTCTATATGCCTATGGTGGATG GTTTTATCTGAATTTTGTCACAGAGGAGGTCATTAACCCAAATAG AAACATCCCACGGGCAATCATCTTCTCCATGGTGACGGTGACTGTGTGCTACATTCTTGTCAACGTGGCCTATTACACCATGATGACAGCAGAGGAGCTTCTTGTGTCTGACGCTGTGGCTGTG ACGTTTGCCAATCGTGCGCTTCACGGCTTGGCCTCTGTGATTCCTGTACTGGTAGCTGTATCCTGTCTTGGTGCGCTGAACGGTGGCGTCTTTGGAGCACCCAG GATGCTGTTCGTGGGGGCCAGGGAGGGAcactggccagtcctcttctcaATGATCCATATCCGTAGAAACACGCCTCTGCCTGCTATTCTGCTACTG TATCCgttggtggtagtgatggtggcaAGAGGAGAGATATTCCAGCTGATCAACTTTGCCTCCTCCTCTCGGTGGCTCTTCATTGCCATGGCAACCATGGGGATGCTCATCCATCGCTACCGCTTCCCCCTCCACCCAAGACCCTTCAAG GTGCCGCTGGCCATTGTAGTCACCTTCACAGTGGTGTGCTTCTTCATCGTTGGGCTGTCTCTGTACTCAGACCCCTGGAACACAGGGGGCAGCTGTGCTCTCACCCTGTCTGGAATCCCTGTCTACTACCTGACCGTGCACCGCTCACACCTGCCCACCCGATGGAGAAAAATATTCA ACTACTGCAGTAAGCAGCTCCAGATACTGCTGGAGGTGGCTCAGCAGGAAGTTCCGACCTACTAA
- the LOC118370766 gene encoding forkhead box protein M1-like isoform X1, whose translation MKQSPRRPLILRRRKLPFQLNEPTLDGSIEEPDGLRHKEPSTSKPSGGQCFPDGIRIMDHPTMPGTQVVVIPKTADLQSVIGALTAKGKECGSQGPNKFILLSGGGCIEDGADSFCQPSYMRGRNSGRGSMALVTQLEKETPMDCLKDTRTLTTIKPLNRDLDCSPLDDSLTNIQWLGRMNTDGLDPDPAKKVADKENHDTCQQILQSQSERMEAHRVVKDPLSERPPYSYMAMIQFAINSKKSRRMTLKEIYTWIEDHFPYFRKVAKPGWKNSIRHNLSLHDMFIRETTQDGKISYWTIRPEANRCLTLDQVYKTESDPTSISSRTMQVCEQHQQKRIAPEIKKTSASVPERKMKPLLPRADSYLVPIQLPFTQSLFLSSSTQLPLSAPQQKSSSSGGGKRVRIAPKVTYSDASTVMLYAPPVEEMKEEQVCVPLTSVAPRAVLTNTRKEVSSSRRKQRLVLPSNEEPMLLFPDSTFFDSGLASDGSAFQDAELDPRPERDSPCREFSFKTPIKSSHPASSTPSKPPTVLLEPWRVTPLGKERGGMLDFSPIRTPGPNFTPHRHDHTPFSFSSTPFKDLPLFNSPRELLTSARSSSVAGPTDTCSPGPKRLQGCSRVLQIGGPSTANRSLTEGLVLDTMNDSLSKILVDISFSGLEDDYLGMGNISWSQLIPELK comes from the exons ATGAAACAGAGCCCAAGAAGGCCCCTGATCCTTAGGAGGAGGAAGCTTCCTTTCCAGCTAAATGAACCAACACTTGATGGCTCAATTGAGGAGCCAGATGGACTACGACACAAGGAACCATCCACATCCAAACCCTCAGGTGGCCAGTGCTTTCCTGATGGCATCCGCATCATGGACCATCCCACTATGCCTGGCACACAAGTGGTTGTCATCCCCAAAACTGCAGACCTTCAGAGTGTAATTGGGGCCCTCACTGCCAAGGGGAAGGAGTGTGGCTCTCAAGGACCAAACAAATTCATCCTTCTAAGTGGTGGCGGCTGTATCGAGGATGGTGCAGATTCTTTCTGTCAACCTAGCTATATGAGAGGACGCAACTCTGGTAGGGGTAGCATGGCTCTTGTCACACAGCTAGAGAAGGAAACACCAATGGACTGCCTAAAGGATACTAGGACTTTGACTACAATTAAACCAT TGAATAGGGACCTTGATTGCAGTCCTCTAGATGACAGCCTTACTAACATCCAGTGGCTTGGGAGGATGAATACAGACGGTCTTGACCCAGATCCTGCTAAGAAAGTTGCCGACAAAGAGAATCATGACACTTGCCAACAGATTCTCCAG TCACAAAGTGAGCGAATGGAAGCACACAGGGTTGTCAAAGACCCCTTGTCAGAGAGACCACCCTACTCGTACATGGCAATGATTCAGTTTGCCATCAACAGTAAGAAGAGCAGGAGGATGACATTGAAAGAGATCTACACTTGGATTGAGGATCACTTTCCATATTTCAGAAAGGTGGCCAAGCCAGGCTGGAAG AATTCCATCCGCCACAATCTTTCCCTGCATGACATGTTCATCCGTGAGACAACACAAGATGGCAAGATCTCCTACTGGACCATCCGCCCAGAGGCCAATCGCTGCCTTACTCTTGACCAGGTTTACAAG ACTGAGTCTGATCCAACTTCCATCTCGTCTCGGACCATGCAGGTCTGTGAACAACAT CAACAAAAGAGAATTGCTCCGGAAATCAAGAAAACATCTGCCAGTGTCCCTG AGAGGAAGATGAAGCCCCTTCTTCCTCGTGCAGACTCCTACCTGGTCCCCATCCAGCTGCCTTTCACCCAGTCACTCTTCCTGTCCTCATCCACACAgctccccctctctgccccccaACAGAAATCTAGCTCCTCAGGGGGGGGCAAGAGGGTCCGTATAGCTCCTAAG GTTACGTACAGTGATGCCTCCACGGTGATGCTGTATGCTCCTCCAGTtgaggagatgaaggaggagcAGGTCTGTGTGCCCCTGACCTCCGTTGCCCCTAGGGCTGTTCTGACCAACACCAGGAAGGAAGTCAGTAGCTCCCGTCGCAAGCAGCGCCTCGTCCTCCCTTCCAATGAGGAGCCCATGCTCCTCTTCCCCGACAGCACCTTCTTCGACTCGGGCCTGGCCTCCGACGGCTCCGCCTTCCAGGACGCCGAGCTCGATCCCCGGCCGGAGCGTGACAGCCCCTGCAGGGAGTTCTCTTTCAAGACCCCCATCAAGAGCAGCCACCCAGCCTCCTCCACCCCCAGCAAGCCACCCACTGTACTGTTAGAGCCCTGGAGGGTGACCCCGCTGGGCAAGGAGAGAGGCGGCATGCTGGACTTCAGCCCCATCCGCACCCCCGGCCCCAACTTCACCCCGCACCGCCATGACCACACCCCCTTCAGCTTCAGTAGCACTCCCTTTAAGGACCTGCCCTTGTTCAACTCCCCTCGCGAGCTGCTCACCTCTGCACGCTCCTCATCTGTGGCTGGCCCCACCGACACCTGCTCCCCGGGGCCGAAGCGTCTGCAGGGCTGCTCCAGAGTGCTCCAGATCGGGGGTCCCTCCACAGCTAACCGCTCCCTTACGGAGGGCTTGGTCCTGGACACCATGAACGACAGCCTGAGCAAGATCTTGGTGGATATCAGCTTCTCTGGCCTGGAGGATGATTATCTGGGTATGGGGAACATCAGCTGGTCTCAGCTCATCCCTGAACTCAAGTAG
- the LOC118370766 gene encoding forkhead box protein M1-like isoform X2, which produces MKQSPRRPLILRRRKLPFQLNEPTLDGSIEEPDGLRHKEPSTSKPSGGQCFPDGIRIMDHPTMPGTQVVVIPKTADLQSVIGALTAKGKECGSQGPNKFILLSGGGCIEDGADSFCQPSYMRGRNSGRGSMALVTQLEKETPMDCLKDTRTLTTIKPLNRDLDCSPLDDSLTNIQWLGRMNTDGLDPDPAKKVADKENHDTCQQILQSQSERMEAHRVVKDPLSERPPYSYMAMIQFAINSKKSRRMTLKEIYTWIEDHFPYFRKVAKPGWKNSIRHNLSLHDMFIRETTQDGKISYWTIRPEANRCLTLDQVYKTESDPTSISSRTMQQQKRIAPEIKKTSASVPERKMKPLLPRADSYLVPIQLPFTQSLFLSSSTQLPLSAPQQKSSSSGGGKRVRIAPKVTYSDASTVMLYAPPVEEMKEEQVCVPLTSVAPRAVLTNTRKEVSSSRRKQRLVLPSNEEPMLLFPDSTFFDSGLASDGSAFQDAELDPRPERDSPCREFSFKTPIKSSHPASSTPSKPPTVLLEPWRVTPLGKERGGMLDFSPIRTPGPNFTPHRHDHTPFSFSSTPFKDLPLFNSPRELLTSARSSSVAGPTDTCSPGPKRLQGCSRVLQIGGPSTANRSLTEGLVLDTMNDSLSKILVDISFSGLEDDYLGMGNISWSQLIPELK; this is translated from the exons ATGAAACAGAGCCCAAGAAGGCCCCTGATCCTTAGGAGGAGGAAGCTTCCTTTCCAGCTAAATGAACCAACACTTGATGGCTCAATTGAGGAGCCAGATGGACTACGACACAAGGAACCATCCACATCCAAACCCTCAGGTGGCCAGTGCTTTCCTGATGGCATCCGCATCATGGACCATCCCACTATGCCTGGCACACAAGTGGTTGTCATCCCCAAAACTGCAGACCTTCAGAGTGTAATTGGGGCCCTCACTGCCAAGGGGAAGGAGTGTGGCTCTCAAGGACCAAACAAATTCATCCTTCTAAGTGGTGGCGGCTGTATCGAGGATGGTGCAGATTCTTTCTGTCAACCTAGCTATATGAGAGGACGCAACTCTGGTAGGGGTAGCATGGCTCTTGTCACACAGCTAGAGAAGGAAACACCAATGGACTGCCTAAAGGATACTAGGACTTTGACTACAATTAAACCAT TGAATAGGGACCTTGATTGCAGTCCTCTAGATGACAGCCTTACTAACATCCAGTGGCTTGGGAGGATGAATACAGACGGTCTTGACCCAGATCCTGCTAAGAAAGTTGCCGACAAAGAGAATCATGACACTTGCCAACAGATTCTCCAG TCACAAAGTGAGCGAATGGAAGCACACAGGGTTGTCAAAGACCCCTTGTCAGAGAGACCACCCTACTCGTACATGGCAATGATTCAGTTTGCCATCAACAGTAAGAAGAGCAGGAGGATGACATTGAAAGAGATCTACACTTGGATTGAGGATCACTTTCCATATTTCAGAAAGGTGGCCAAGCCAGGCTGGAAG AATTCCATCCGCCACAATCTTTCCCTGCATGACATGTTCATCCGTGAGACAACACAAGATGGCAAGATCTCCTACTGGACCATCCGCCCAGAGGCCAATCGCTGCCTTACTCTTGACCAGGTTTACAAG ACTGAGTCTGATCCAACTTCCATCTCGTCTCGGACCATGCAG CAACAAAAGAGAATTGCTCCGGAAATCAAGAAAACATCTGCCAGTGTCCCTG AGAGGAAGATGAAGCCCCTTCTTCCTCGTGCAGACTCCTACCTGGTCCCCATCCAGCTGCCTTTCACCCAGTCACTCTTCCTGTCCTCATCCACACAgctccccctctctgccccccaACAGAAATCTAGCTCCTCAGGGGGGGGCAAGAGGGTCCGTATAGCTCCTAAG GTTACGTACAGTGATGCCTCCACGGTGATGCTGTATGCTCCTCCAGTtgaggagatgaaggaggagcAGGTCTGTGTGCCCCTGACCTCCGTTGCCCCTAGGGCTGTTCTGACCAACACCAGGAAGGAAGTCAGTAGCTCCCGTCGCAAGCAGCGCCTCGTCCTCCCTTCCAATGAGGAGCCCATGCTCCTCTTCCCCGACAGCACCTTCTTCGACTCGGGCCTGGCCTCCGACGGCTCCGCCTTCCAGGACGCCGAGCTCGATCCCCGGCCGGAGCGTGACAGCCCCTGCAGGGAGTTCTCTTTCAAGACCCCCATCAAGAGCAGCCACCCAGCCTCCTCCACCCCCAGCAAGCCACCCACTGTACTGTTAGAGCCCTGGAGGGTGACCCCGCTGGGCAAGGAGAGAGGCGGCATGCTGGACTTCAGCCCCATCCGCACCCCCGGCCCCAACTTCACCCCGCACCGCCATGACCACACCCCCTTCAGCTTCAGTAGCACTCCCTTTAAGGACCTGCCCTTGTTCAACTCCCCTCGCGAGCTGCTCACCTCTGCACGCTCCTCATCTGTGGCTGGCCCCACCGACACCTGCTCCCCGGGGCCGAAGCGTCTGCAGGGCTGCTCCAGAGTGCTCCAGATCGGGGGTCCCTCCACAGCTAACCGCTCCCTTACGGAGGGCTTGGTCCTGGACACCATGAACGACAGCCTGAGCAAGATCTTGGTGGATATCAGCTTCTCTGGCCTGGAGGATGATTATCTGGGTATGGGGAACATCAGCTGGTCTCAGCTCATCCCTGAACTCAAGTAG
- the LOC118370767 gene encoding cystine/glutamate transporter-like isoform X2, giving the protein MSCSSFYWALCYAELGTTFTKSGGHYTYLLETLGPLPAFLRLWAEFLFIRPAAASYVSLAFGRYVVDPFFSPCAPPTALIKLVSILGVTFVVVINCWSVTLAARTQVTLTFIKMFALVLIIVPGITALARGQTENFQNGFEIDTLTLDKLPLAFYSGLYAYGGWFYLNFVTEEVINPNRNIPRAIIFSMVTVTVCYILVNVAYYTMMTAEELLVSDAVAVTFANRALHGLASVIPVLVAVSCLGALNGGVFGAPRMLFVGAREGHWPVLFSMIHIRRNTPLPAILLLYPLVVVMVARGEIFQLINFASSSRWLFIAMATMGMLIHRYRFPLHPRPFKVPLAIVVTFTVVCFFIVGLSLYSDPWNTGGSCALTLSGIPVYYLTVHRSHLPTRWRKIFNYCSKQLQILLEVAQQEVPTY; this is encoded by the exons ATGAGTTGCTCCTCATTTTACT GGGCCTTGTGCTATGCTGAGCTGGGAACCACCTTTACAAAGTCAGGGGGTCACTACACCTATCTGCTGGAGACATTAGGACCCTTGCCTGCGTTCCTGCGTCTCTGGGCAGAGTTTTTATTCATCAG GCCAGCTGCAGCATCCTACGTGTCCCTGGCGTTCGGACGCTATGTGGTGGATCCCTTTTTCAGCCCTTGTGCTCCTCCCACAGCACTGATTAAACTGGTCAGCATCcttggagtga CATTTGTGGTGGTGATAAACTgctggagtgtgaccctggcagCTCGCACCCAGGTCACGCTGACATTCATCAAGATGTTTGCCCTGGTCTTAATTATCGTTCCTGGCATCACGGCATTAGCCAGAG gacagacagagaacttTCAGAATGGCTTTGAGATTGATACATTAACACTGGATAAGCTACCATTGGCCTTTTATTCTGGTCTATATGCCTATGGTGGATG GTTTTATCTGAATTTTGTCACAGAGGAGGTCATTAACCCAAATAG AAACATCCCACGGGCAATCATCTTCTCCATGGTGACGGTGACTGTGTGCTACATTCTTGTCAACGTGGCCTATTACACCATGATGACAGCAGAGGAGCTTCTTGTGTCTGACGCTGTGGCTGTG ACGTTTGCCAATCGTGCGCTTCACGGCTTGGCCTCTGTGATTCCTGTACTGGTAGCTGTATCCTGTCTTGGTGCGCTGAACGGTGGCGTCTTTGGAGCACCCAG GATGCTGTTCGTGGGGGCCAGGGAGGGAcactggccagtcctcttctcaATGATCCATATCCGTAGAAACACGCCTCTGCCTGCTATTCTGCTACTG TATCCgttggtggtagtgatggtggcaAGAGGAGAGATATTCCAGCTGATCAACTTTGCCTCCTCCTCTCGGTGGCTCTTCATTGCCATGGCAACCATGGGGATGCTCATCCATCGCTACCGCTTCCCCCTCCACCCAAGACCCTTCAAG GTGCCGCTGGCCATTGTAGTCACCTTCACAGTGGTGTGCTTCTTCATCGTTGGGCTGTCTCTGTACTCAGACCCCTGGAACACAGGGGGCAGCTGTGCTCTCACCCTGTCTGGAATCCCTGTCTACTACCTGACCGTGCACCGCTCACACCTGCCCACCCGATGGAGAAAAATATTCA ACTACTGCAGTAAGCAGCTCCAGATACTGCTGGAGGTGGCTCAGCAGGAAGTTCCGACCTACTAA